A single Branchiostoma floridae strain S238N-H82 chromosome 11, Bfl_VNyyK, whole genome shotgun sequence DNA region contains:
- the LOC118425911 gene encoding arrestin domain-containing protein 3-like isoform X2: MGKLQEFSIVFNNNVDVFQNGQWVCGQVVVNLNEGMKMRGIRLKFHGHANVHWTETHGSGDNRRTESYNNSETYFEHKVTMYGKAEGQSGDNPTLPAGRHVFPFQYQLPQQGLPCSFEGAHGYVRYYIKGTIDKPWKFDHTVKRAFTVLDMYDLNEEPTALTPMAGQKSKMLCCLCCASGPIELQVQTDRTAYCPGETVQMRGTVENNANEEVTHVSAKLIQVVSFHATSKSRSSSSTLSKTECRGCAEGQSSQVEMSLTVPAIPPSSLRYCSIIDIDYALEISGHISGAHTSMDMKFPIKIGFVPLRSYYPSPPSFPAPPAAPYPLGTDAAYPPGAGATYPPAGGMPYPPAGNAAYPPAGGYPSAPPMGVMPSAPPPVMPVAGAPGLPPPSYAECQTGKANIKDSEDSEYTMGNMDFAPKYTYYDWSKHPAV; this comes from the exons ATGGGGAAGCTTCAGGAGTTTAGCATCGTGTTCAACAACAACGTGGACGTGTTCCAGAACGGACAGTGGGTCTGCGGTCAGGTCGTCGTCAACCTCAACGAGGGGATGAAAATGAGAG GTATTCGTCTCAAATTTCATGGGCATGCAAATGTACACTGGACAGAGACTCACGGTTCGGGGGATAACCGGCGCACCGAGTCTTATAACAATTCCGAAACATACTTCGAGCACAAGGTGACTATGTATGGGAAGG CGGAGGGCCAGTCCGGCGACAACCCCACCCTGCCCGCTGGTCGTCACGTCTTCCCCTTCCAGTACCAGCTCCCCCAGCAG GGCCTGCCGTGCTCGTTTGAAGGCGCTCATGGCTACGTGAGGTACTACATAAAGGGCACCATCGACAAGCCATGGAAGTTCGACCACACCGTCAAGAGGGCCTTCACGGTCTTGGACATGTATGATCTGAACGAAGAACCAACCGCGCTG ACCCCCATGGCTGGGCAGAAGTCGAAGATGCTTTGCTGCCTGTGCTGCGCCTCCGGACCAATCGAGCTGCAGGTACAGACCGATAGGACTGCGTACTGTCCCGGAGAAACCGTTCAGATGCGAGGCACCGTCGAGAACAACGCCAACGAAGAAGTCACCCATGTGTCAGCCAAGTTGATTCAG GTTGTGTCGTTCCACGCCACCAGTAAGAGCAGGTCGTCCTCCAGTACCCTGAGTAAGACGGAGTGCCGGGGATGCGCAGAAGGCCAGTCCTCGCAGGTGGAGATGTCCCTGACTGTCCCCGCCATCCCGCCCTCATCCTTACGCTACTGCAGCATCATAGACATCGACTACGCACTGGag ATCTCAGGCCACATCAGCGGCGCCCACACCAGTATGGACATGAAATTCCCCATCAAAATCGGCTTCGTCCCCCTCAGGAGCTACTACCCCTCACCTCCCTCCTTCCCTGCACCCCCTGCTGCCCCGTACCCCCTTGGAACTGATGCCGCCTACCCCCCTGGAGCTGGTGCCACCTACCCCCCTGCTGGTGGAATGCCGTACCCCCCAGCGGGCAACGCAGCCTACCCCCCTGCTGGAGGGTACCCCTCTGCCCCCCCTATGGGGGTGATGCCATCAGCCCCTCCCCCTGTCATGCCGGTGGCAGGGGCACCAGGCCTGC CCCCTCCGTCCTACGCTGAGTGCCAAACAGGGAAAGCCAACATCAAGGACAGCGAGGACTCGGAGTACACCATGGGCAACATGGACTTCGCTCCCAAGTACACTTATTACGACTGGAGCAAGCACCCGGCAGTCTGa
- the LOC118425911 gene encoding arrestin domain-containing protein 3-like isoform X1, which translates to MGKLQEFSIVFNNNVDVFQNGQWVCGQVVVNLNEGMKMRGVRLKFHGHAYVHWTERHSTGSGKNRRTTTRHYSASETYFQHKVTLFGKAEGQSGDNPTLPAGRHVFPFQYQLPQQGLPCSFEGAHGYVRYYIKGTIDKPWKFDHTVKRAFTVLDMYDLNEEPTALTPMAGQKSKMLCCLCCASGPIELQVQTDRTAYCPGETVQMRGTVENNANEEVTHVSAKLIQVVSFHATSKSRSSSSTLSKTECRGCAEGQSSQVEMSLTVPAIPPSSLRYCSIIDIDYALEISGHISGAHTSMDMKFPIKIGFVPLRSYYPSPPSFPAPPAAPYPLGTDAAYPPGAGATYPPAGGMPYPPAGNAAYPPAGGYPSAPPMGVMPSAPPPVMPVAGAPGLPPPSYAECQTGKANIKDSEDSEYTMGNMDFAPKYTYYDWSKHPAV; encoded by the exons ATGGGGAAGCTTCAGGAGTTTAGCATCGTGTTCAACAACAACGTGGACGTGTTCCAGAACGGACAGTGGGTCTGCGGTCAGGTCGTCGTCAACCTCAACGAGGGGATGAAAATGAGAG GGGTGCGTCTCAAATTCCACGGGCATGCGTACGTTCACTGGACTGAAAGGCACTCGACAGGGTCGGGAAAGAATCGTCGTACGACGACCAGGCACTACTCCGCCTCTGAGACCTACTTTCAGCATAAGGTGACCCTTTTTGGGAAAG CGGAGGGCCAGTCCGGCGACAACCCCACCCTGCCCGCTGGTCGTCACGTCTTCCCCTTCCAGTACCAGCTCCCCCAGCAG GGCCTGCCGTGCTCGTTTGAAGGCGCTCATGGCTACGTGAGGTACTACATAAAGGGCACCATCGACAAGCCATGGAAGTTCGACCACACCGTCAAGAGGGCCTTCACGGTCTTGGACATGTATGATCTGAACGAAGAACCAACCGCGCTG ACCCCCATGGCTGGGCAGAAGTCGAAGATGCTTTGCTGCCTGTGCTGCGCCTCCGGACCAATCGAGCTGCAGGTACAGACCGATAGGACTGCGTACTGTCCCGGAGAAACCGTTCAGATGCGAGGCACCGTCGAGAACAACGCCAACGAAGAAGTCACCCATGTGTCAGCCAAGTTGATTCAG GTTGTGTCGTTCCACGCCACCAGTAAGAGCAGGTCGTCCTCCAGTACCCTGAGTAAGACGGAGTGCCGGGGATGCGCAGAAGGCCAGTCCTCGCAGGTGGAGATGTCCCTGACTGTCCCCGCCATCCCGCCCTCATCCTTACGCTACTGCAGCATCATAGACATCGACTACGCACTGGag ATCTCAGGCCACATCAGCGGCGCCCACACCAGTATGGACATGAAATTCCCCATCAAAATCGGCTTCGTCCCCCTCAGGAGCTACTACCCCTCACCTCCCTCCTTCCCTGCACCCCCTGCTGCCCCGTACCCCCTTGGAACTGATGCCGCCTACCCCCCTGGAGCTGGTGCCACCTACCCCCCTGCTGGTGGAATGCCGTACCCCCCAGCGGGCAACGCAGCCTACCCCCCTGCTGGAGGGTACCCCTCTGCCCCCCCTATGGGGGTGATGCCATCAGCCCCTCCCCCTGTCATGCCGGTGGCAGGGGCACCAGGCCTGC CCCCTCCGTCCTACGCTGAGTGCCAAACAGGGAAAGCCAACATCAAGGACAGCGAGGACTCGGAGTACACCATGGGCAACATGGACTTCGCTCCCAAGTACACTTATTACGACTGGAGCAAGCACCCGGCAGTCTGa